Proteins from one Mus caroli chromosome 3, CAROLI_EIJ_v1.1, whole genome shotgun sequence genomic window:
- the Glmp gene encoding glycosylated lysosomal membrane protein, with the protein MFRCWGPHWGWVPCAPTPWLLLSLLVCSAPFGLQGEETRQVSMEVISGWPNPQNLLHIRAVGSNSTLHYVWSSLGPPAVVLVATNTTQSVLRVNWSLLLSPDPAGALMVLPKNSIQFSSALIFTRLLEFDSTNASEGAQPPGKPYPPYSLAKFSWNNITNSLDLATLSAVFQGRPVDDPTGAFANGSLTFKVQAFSRSGRPTQPPRLLHTADVCQLEVALVGASPRGNHSLFGLEVATLGQGPDCPSVNERNSIDDEYAPAVFQLNQLLWGSSPSGFMQWRPVAFSEEERARESALPCQASTLHSTLASSLPHSPIVQGFFGSQNNFCAFNLTFGAPTGPGYWDQYYLCWSMLLGMGFPPVDVFSPLVLGIMAVALGAPGLMFLGGGLFLLLRHRRHSEYQSIN; encoded by the exons ATGTTTCGCTGTTGGGGACCTCACTGGGGCTGGGTCCCCTGTGCCCCAACCCCATGGCTCCTTTTGAGTCTACTTGTGTGTTCAGCTCCATTTGGCCTGCAGGGAGAAGAGACTCGCCAG GTATCTATGGAGGTTATTTCCGGCTGGCCAAATCCACAGAACCTGCTTCATATACGGGCAGTGGGCAGCAATTCTACCCTGCACTATGTGTGGAGCAGCCTGGGGCCTCCAGCTGTGGTGCTGGTGGCCACTAACACCACTCAGAGTGTCCTGAGGGTCAACTGGAGTCTCCTGCTGTCTCCCGATCCTGCTGGGGCCCTGATGGTGCTCCCCAAGAACAGCATCCAGTTTTCTTCTGCTCTCATCTTCACCAGG CTGCTTGAGTTTGACAGCACCAATGCGTCCGAGGGGGCACAGCCTCCAGGAAAGCCATACCCTCCGTACTCCTTGGCCAAGTTCTCCTGGAACAATATCACCAACTCGTTGGATCTTGCCACCCTGAGCGCCGTTTTTCAAGGCCGCCCTGTAGATGATCCTACTGGAGCATTCGCCAATGGCAGCCTGACCTTCAAG GTCCAAGCCTTTTCTAGATCTGGTCGACCTACTCAGCCCCCTCGCCTCCTGCACACAGCAGATGTCTGCCAGTTAGAAGTAGCCCTGGTTGGAGCTTCTCCTCGCGGAAACCATTCCCTATTTGGTCTAGAGGTAGCCACCTTGGGACAGGGCCCTGACTGCCCCTCAGTGAACGAACGGAACTCCATCGATGATGAATATGCACCTGCCGTCTTCCAG CTGAACCAGCTGTTATGGGGCTCTTCTCCATCTGGCTTCATGCAATGGCGACCAGTGGCTTTCTCTGAGGAGGAGCGGGCCCGAGAATCAGCCCTCCCCTGCCAGGCTTCCACTCTTCACTCCACCTTGGCATCATCTCTCCCTCATTCACCAATTGTTCAAGGCTTCTTTGGGTCCCAGAACAACTTCTGTGCCTTCAATCTGACCTTTGGGGCTCCCACGGGCCCTGGCTACTGGGACCAATACTACCTTTGCTG GTCAATGCTTCTGGGCATGGGCTTCCCTCCGGTGGATGTCTTCTCTCCACTAGTCCTTGGAATCATGGCGGTGGCCCTGGGAGCCCCAGGACTCATGTTCCTGGGGGGAGGCCTATTTCTGCTGTTGCGCCACAGGCGGCATTCTGAGTACCAGTCCATAAACTGA
- the Tmem79 gene encoding transmembrane protein 79 produces the protein MTEPETLALLDMKEPETPEKSPPQALVLQSEEEGGTESPGTESLRVGSSAGSPIVREGPEDGPDSTISEAATLPWGTDPHPTAPLPDPPGWRDIEPEPLESEAPTKSEEPFKEDANLLPEKTVRAFVPIDLQCIERKPQEERIMHREAGPGELRNFLPARLSHPEPPERKWAEAVVRPPGRSCGGCGSCGGREALRAVASVVAALIFFPCLLYGAYAFLPFDAPRLPTMSSRLVYTLRCGVFATFPIVLGLLVYGLSLLCFSALRPFGEPRREVEIHRQYVAQSVQLFILYFFNLAVLSTYLPQDTLKLLPLLTGLFAISRLIYWLTFAVGRSFRGFGYGLTFLPLLAMLVWNLYYMFVVEPERMLTASESRLDYPDHVRSVSDYRPRSWG, from the exons ATGACAGAACCGGAGACACTGGCCCTGCTGGACATGAAGGAACCCGAGACTCCAGAGAAGAGCCCACCGCAGGCTTTAGTCCTGCAGTCAGAGGAAGAAGGTGGGActgagtcccctggaactgagtcGCTCAGAGTGGGGTCTTCAGCAGGGTCTCCTATAGTCAGAGAGGGGCCTGAGGATGGTCCAGACAGCACAATAAGTGAGGCTGCCACTTTACCCTGGGGAACTGACCCCCATCCTACCGCCCCACTTCCGGATCCCCCGGGCTGGCGAGATATTGAACCAGAGCCCCTAGAGTCAGAGGCACCTACTAAGTCGGAGGAGCCATTCAAAGAGGATGCCAACCTGCTCCCCGAGAAGACAGTTAGGGCCTTCGTGCCCATTGACCTACAGTGCATCGAGCGGAAGCCACAGGAGGAGCGCATCATGCATCGCGAGGCTGGACCAGGCGAGCTCAGGAATTTCCTGCCAGCCCGACTCAGCCACCCTGAGCCCCCAGAGCGCAAGTGGGCTGAGGCCGTGGTGAGACCCCCTGGCCGGTCCTGCGGGGGCTGTGGAAGCTGTGGAGGCCGTGAGGCACTGAGAGCTGTCGCCTCGGTGGTGGCGGCCCTCATCTTCTTCCCCTGTCTGCTGTACGGAGCATATGCTTTCCTGCCTTTCGATGCCCCGAGGCTGCCCACCATGAGCTCCCGCTTGGTCTACACCCTTCGCTGTGGGGTCTTTGCCACCTTCCCCATCGTGCTCG GGCTCCTTGTGTACGGGCTGAGCCTATTGTGCTTTTCTGCACTTCGGCCCTTCGGCGAGCCGAGGCGGGAAGTGGAGATCCACCGGCAGTACGTGGCCCAGTCTGTGCAGCTCTTCATCCTCTACTTCTTTAACCTGGCTGTGCTTTCCACCTATCTGCCCCAGGACACCCTCAAGCTGCTCCCGCTACTCACCGGTCTCTTTGCCATATCTCG GCTGATATACTGGTTGACCTTTGCTGTGGGCCGCTCCTTCCGAGGCTTTGGCTATGGCCTGACTTTCCTGCCACTCTTGGCCATGCTGGTGTGGAACCTCTATTACATGTTCGTGGTGGAGCCAGAGCGCATGCTCACTGCCTCGGAGAGCCGCTTGGACTACCCTGACCATGTCCGGTCTGTTTCCGACTACAGGCCCCGCTCATGGGGCTGA